A stretch of the Balearica regulorum gibbericeps isolate bBalReg1 chromosome 23, bBalReg1.pri, whole genome shotgun sequence genome encodes the following:
- the PANX3 gene encoding pannexin-3, protein MRRLSCHLQPPGTECLTSDAFSPTKSLLELVTPQTTPEPLGSSSSRRRLLFLNRKMSLSHTAAEYMLSDALLPDPGGSRAKGLRLELPSDRLLKFVTVGLPLFLVSLAFAREFSAGSQISCFSPTNFTGKQSAYVDTACWDSLIHHGFDAEGHAVTKSLWALKVFPYSLLVVAVLMYLPYLLWRYAAAPALHSDLVFIIDELDKSYNRSVRLVQHMRKVQQASTEPERFWEEYERARRERYFEFPLLERYLTCKQHTHSLAFIYILRNLLLLLFLAATCLYLVFLHLNIFFQDEFSCSIKTGLLQAEPHIPLFIPCKLVFFSIFQLISLSVGSVYVLLLPVVIYNALQLCQWDKGLLSVYEMLPAFDLLSRKMLTCPVNDLNVILLFLRANISELTSFSRLNAVNALREATANKQDIDTVIDFMTLLAGLEATKPKHHACVPEADGSAPLSNGGALDTKPGAEGMGEASRDSLGSA, encoded by the exons ATGCGCCGTTTAAGCTGTCATTTACAGCCGCCTGGTACCGAGTGCTTGACAAGCGATGCCTTCAGTCCTACAAAATCACTCCTCGAGCTGGTCACGCCTCAGACGACACCAGAgcctctgggcagcagcagcagtcgcCGTCGTCTCCTTTTCCTCAACAGAAAAATGTCGCTCTCGCACACGGCCGCCGAGTACATGCTCTCCGACGCTCTCCTCCCGGATCCCGGTGGTTCCCGAGCCAAGGGTCTGCGTCTGGAGCTGCCGAGCGATCGCTTGCTGAAGTTCGTCACCGTGGGGCTTCCCCTTTTCCTCGTCTCACTGGCTTTCGCCCGGGAGTTCTCCGCTG GCTCGCAGatcagctgcttctctcccaCCAACTTCACGGGGAAGCAGTCCGCCTACGTTGACACGGCTTGCTGGGACTCCCTCATCCACCATGGCTTCGACGCCGAGGGACACGCCGTCACCAAATCCCTCTGGGCTCTCAAG GTCTTCCCCTACTCGCTGCTGGTTGTGGCGGTGCTCATGTACCTGCCCTACCTGCTCTGGCGTTACGCGGCCGCTCCCGCCCTCCACTCCGACCTCGTCTTCATCATCGACGAGCTGGACAAATCCTACAACCGCTCCGTGCGCCTGGTGCAGCACATGAGGAAGGTCCAGCAGGCCAGCACCGAGCCAGAGCGATTCTGGGAGGAATACGAGAG GGCCCGCCGGGAGAGGTACTTCGAGTTCCCGTTGCTGGAGCGCTACCTCACCTGCAAGCAGCACACCCACTCCCTGGCATTCATCTACATCCTGAGGAACCTGCTCCTGCTCTTGTTCTTGGCTGCCACCTGCCTCTACCTCGTCTTCCTCCACCTCAATATCTTCTTCCAGGATGAGTTCAGCTGCTCCATCAAAACGGGGCTGCTCCAGGCGGAGCCCCACATCCCCCTGTTCATCCCCTGCAAGCTGGTCTTCTTCTCCATCTTCCAGCTCATCAGCCTCTCGGTCGGCAGCGTCTACGTCCTCCTCCTACCCGTCGTCATCTACAAcgccctgcagctctgccagtggGACAAGGGGCTGCTCTCCGTCTACGAGATGCTGCCCGCCTTCGATCTCCTCAGCCGCAAGATGCTCACCTGCCCTGTCAACGACCTCAAcgtcatcctcctcttcctccggGCCAACATCTCTGAGCTGACCTCCTTCAGTCGTCTCAACGCCGTCAACGCCTTGAGGGAAGCCACCGCCAACAAGCAGGACATCGATACCGTCATCGACTTCATGACGCTGCTGGCCGGGCTGGAGGCCACCAAGCCCAAACACCACGCTTGCGTCCCCGAGGCTGACGGCAGCGCACCCCTCTCCAACGGCGGGGCCCTAG ATACGAAGCCTGGAGCAGAAGGGATGGGAGAAGCCTCCCGGGACTCGCTGGGTTCCGCCTGA
- the SIAE gene encoding sialate O-acetylesterase isoform X2: MAAWVLLVWVLLVWVLLALAPVAAGATLGFASYYGDHMVLQKEPAGALVWGYGEPGAVVTVVISGDGGLIVMKKTARVKGPSGTWTTVLDPMDRGGPYALTAGQGSENVTLRDVYFGDVWLCSGQSNMAMTVLQIVNASQELAAAARYPYVRIFAAAPARSNVELEDLKQIDLPWSIPTAENLGHGNFTYFSAICWLLGRYLYEALRYPVGLVEAAWGGTPIEAWSSQRALQACGLPEDVGSISPHWHLSGPQTPSVLWNAMIHPLLNMTLRGVAWYQGEANAFLHTDRYNCTFPALIADWRHAFHAGSAGQTEPLLPFGFVQLSSYRRQSPDDSFARLRWHQTADLGVVPNARLPRTFMAVAVDLCDERSPYGSIHPRDKQNVAHRLHLGARAVAYGEKDLVFQGPYPTRAVLEVTRALLNVTYTQELVFRRRDAQAFEVCCSSQPSPCRWLPAPVVAVESHTVTLALAGCGTLVLGLRYAWAEWPCEYRSCTLYNTQGLPAPPFLLDTLPGTAGGRELLLLPGSWFSVGI, from the exons ATGGCGGCGTGGGTGCTGCTGGTTTGGGTGCTGCTGGTTTGGGTGCTGCTGGCGCTGGCCCCGGTGGCGGCAG GGGCGACGCTTGGCTTCGCATCCTACTACGGTGACCACATGGTGTTGCAGAAGGAGCCGGCGGGGGCCTTGGTGTGGGGCTACGGGGAGCCGGGGGCCGTGGTGACCGTGGTCATCTCCGGGGACGGCGGCCTCATCGTCATGAAGAAGACGGCACGAGTTAAAG GACCTTCTGGGACATGGACAACGGTCCTGGACCCTATGGATCGGGGTGGTCCCTACGCACTGACGGCCGGGCAGGGCTCAGAGAACGTGACGCTGCGGGACGTCTACTTTGGGGATGTGTGGCTTTGCAGCGGGCAGAGCAACATGGCAATGACAGTCCTGCAG ATTGTCAACGCCAGCCAAGagctcgctgctgctgctcgctACCCCTACGTCCGCATCTTTGCCGCGGCGCCTGCCCGCTCCAACGTGGAACTGGAGGATCTGAAGCAAATCGACTTGCCGTGGTCCATCCCGACGGCCG AAAACCTGGGCCATGGGAATTTCACCTACTTCTCGGCCATCTGCTGGCTGTTGGGGCGCTACCTCTACGAGGCTCTGCGGTACCCCGTGGGGCTGGTGGAGGCGGCCTGGGGGGGCACCCCCATCGAGGCCTGGTCCTCTCAGAGGGCTCTGCAGGCATGCGGGCTGCCGGAAGACGTGGGGAG CATCTCCCCACACTGGCACCTCTCTGGCCCGCAAACGCCCTCTGTGCTCTGGAACGCCATGATCCACCCGCTGCTCAACATGACGCTGCGGGGTGTCGCTTGGTACCAGG GCGAGGCCAACGCCTTCCTGCACACGGACCGGTACAACTGCACCTTCCCCGCGCTCATCGCCGACTGGCGCCACGCTTTCCACGCCGGATCGGCTGGGCAGACGGAGCCGCTCCTCCCATTCGGCTTTGTGCAG TTGTCCAGCTATCGGCGGCAGAGCCCGGACGACAGCTTCGCCCGTCTCCGCTGGCACCAAACAGCCGACCTGGGGGTTGTCCCCAACGCCAGGCTGCCCCGCACCTTCATGGCCGTGGCCGTGGATCTGTGTGACGAGCGCTCTCCGTACGGCAG CATCCACCCCCGGGACAAGCAGAACGTGGCCCACCGGCTGCACCTGGGCGCCAGGGCTGTGGCGTACGGGGAGAAAGACCTGGTTTTCCAGGGGCCGTACCCCACCCGGGCCGTCCTGGAGGTGACCAGGGCTCTGCTGAACGTCACCTACACCCAGGAGCTTGTCTTCCGCCGGCGGGACGCGCAGGCGTTTGag gtCTGCTGCTCCAGCCAACCGTCCCCGTGCAGGTGGCTGCCGGCACCCGTGGTGGCAGTGGAGTCCCACACGGTGACGCTGGCCCTGGCCGGCTGCGGGACGCTGGTGCTGGGCTTACGCTACGCCTGGGCCGAGTGGCCCTGCGAGTACCGGTCCTGCACGCTCTACAACACCCAGggcctgcctgccccccccttcctcctggACACCCTGCCTGGAACAGCCGGAGGGAgggagctgcttctcctcccgGGCTCCTGGTTCTCCGTGGGGATTTAG
- the SIAE gene encoding sialate O-acetylesterase isoform X1: MAAWVLLVWVLLVWVLLALAPVAAGATLGFASYYGDHMVLQKEPAGALVWGYGEPGAVVTVVISGDGGLIVMKKTARVKGPSGTWTTVLDPMDRGGPYALTAGQGSENVTLRDVYFGDVWLCSGQSNMAMTVLQIVNASQELAAAARYPYVRIFAAAPARSNVELEDLKQIDLPWSIPTAENLGHGNFTYFSAICWLLGRYLYEALRYPVGLVEAAWGGTPIEAWSSQRALQACGLPEDVGSISPHWHLSGPQTPSVLWNAMIHPLLNMTLRGVAWYQGEANAFLHTDRYNCTFPALIADWRHAFHAGSAGQTEPLLPFGFVQLSSYRRQSPDDSFARLRWHQTADLGVVPNARLPRTFMAVAVDLCDERSPYGRQVPGSEGVGMELSATNPTSLLFLGSIHPRDKQNVAHRLHLGARAVAYGEKDLVFQGPYPTRAVLEVTRALLNVTYTQELVFRRRDAQAFEVCCSSQPSPCRWLPAPVVAVESHTVTLALAGCGTLVLGLRYAWAEWPCEYRSCTLYNTQGLPAPPFLLDTLPGTAGGRELLLLPGSWFSVGI, from the exons ATGGCGGCGTGGGTGCTGCTGGTTTGGGTGCTGCTGGTTTGGGTGCTGCTGGCGCTGGCCCCGGTGGCGGCAG GGGCGACGCTTGGCTTCGCATCCTACTACGGTGACCACATGGTGTTGCAGAAGGAGCCGGCGGGGGCCTTGGTGTGGGGCTACGGGGAGCCGGGGGCCGTGGTGACCGTGGTCATCTCCGGGGACGGCGGCCTCATCGTCATGAAGAAGACGGCACGAGTTAAAG GACCTTCTGGGACATGGACAACGGTCCTGGACCCTATGGATCGGGGTGGTCCCTACGCACTGACGGCCGGGCAGGGCTCAGAGAACGTGACGCTGCGGGACGTCTACTTTGGGGATGTGTGGCTTTGCAGCGGGCAGAGCAACATGGCAATGACAGTCCTGCAG ATTGTCAACGCCAGCCAAGagctcgctgctgctgctcgctACCCCTACGTCCGCATCTTTGCCGCGGCGCCTGCCCGCTCCAACGTGGAACTGGAGGATCTGAAGCAAATCGACTTGCCGTGGTCCATCCCGACGGCCG AAAACCTGGGCCATGGGAATTTCACCTACTTCTCGGCCATCTGCTGGCTGTTGGGGCGCTACCTCTACGAGGCTCTGCGGTACCCCGTGGGGCTGGTGGAGGCGGCCTGGGGGGGCACCCCCATCGAGGCCTGGTCCTCTCAGAGGGCTCTGCAGGCATGCGGGCTGCCGGAAGACGTGGGGAG CATCTCCCCACACTGGCACCTCTCTGGCCCGCAAACGCCCTCTGTGCTCTGGAACGCCATGATCCACCCGCTGCTCAACATGACGCTGCGGGGTGTCGCTTGGTACCAGG GCGAGGCCAACGCCTTCCTGCACACGGACCGGTACAACTGCACCTTCCCCGCGCTCATCGCCGACTGGCGCCACGCTTTCCACGCCGGATCGGCTGGGCAGACGGAGCCGCTCCTCCCATTCGGCTTTGTGCAG TTGTCCAGCTATCGGCGGCAGAGCCCGGACGACAGCTTCGCCCGTCTCCGCTGGCACCAAACAGCCGACCTGGGGGTTGTCCCCAACGCCAGGCTGCCCCGCACCTTCATGGCCGTGGCCGTGGATCTGTGTGACGAGCGCTCTCCGTACGGCAGGCAAGTCCCGGGCAGTGAGGGCGTAGGGATGGAGCTATCGGCTACCAaccccacctccctcctcttcctcggcAGCATCCACCCCCGGGACAAGCAGAACGTGGCCCACCGGCTGCACCTGGGCGCCAGGGCTGTGGCGTACGGGGAGAAAGACCTGGTTTTCCAGGGGCCGTACCCCACCCGGGCCGTCCTGGAGGTGACCAGGGCTCTGCTGAACGTCACCTACACCCAGGAGCTTGTCTTCCGCCGGCGGGACGCGCAGGCGTTTGag gtCTGCTGCTCCAGCCAACCGTCCCCGTGCAGGTGGCTGCCGGCACCCGTGGTGGCAGTGGAGTCCCACACGGTGACGCTGGCCCTGGCCGGCTGCGGGACGCTGGTGCTGGGCTTACGCTACGCCTGGGCCGAGTGGCCCTGCGAGTACCGGTCCTGCACGCTCTACAACACCCAGggcctgcctgccccccccttcctcctggACACCCTGCCTGGAACAGCCGGAGGGAgggagctgcttctcctcccgGGCTCCTGGTTCTCCGTGGGGATTTAG
- the SIAE gene encoding sialate O-acetylesterase isoform X3, producing MVLQKEPAGALVWGYGEPGAVVTVVISGDGGLIVMKKTARVKGPSGTWTTVLDPMDRGGPYALTAGQGSENVTLRDVYFGDVWLCSGQSNMAMTVLQIVNASQELAAAARYPYVRIFAAAPARSNVELEDLKQIDLPWSIPTAENLGHGNFTYFSAICWLLGRYLYEALRYPVGLVEAAWGGTPIEAWSSQRALQACGLPEDVGSISPHWHLSGPQTPSVLWNAMIHPLLNMTLRGVAWYQGEANAFLHTDRYNCTFPALIADWRHAFHAGSAGQTEPLLPFGFVQLSSYRRQSPDDSFARLRWHQTADLGVVPNARLPRTFMAVAVDLCDERSPYGRQVPGSEGVGMELSATNPTSLLFLGSIHPRDKQNVAHRLHLGARAVAYGEKDLVFQGPYPTRAVLEVTRALLNVTYTQELVFRRRDAQAFEVCCSSQPSPCRWLPAPVVAVESHTVTLALAGCGTLVLGLRYAWAEWPCEYRSCTLYNTQGLPAPPFLLDTLPGTAGGRELLLLPGSWFSVGI from the exons ATGGTGTTGCAGAAGGAGCCGGCGGGGGCCTTGGTGTGGGGCTACGGGGAGCCGGGGGCCGTGGTGACCGTGGTCATCTCCGGGGACGGCGGCCTCATCGTCATGAAGAAGACGGCACGAGTTAAAG GACCTTCTGGGACATGGACAACGGTCCTGGACCCTATGGATCGGGGTGGTCCCTACGCACTGACGGCCGGGCAGGGCTCAGAGAACGTGACGCTGCGGGACGTCTACTTTGGGGATGTGTGGCTTTGCAGCGGGCAGAGCAACATGGCAATGACAGTCCTGCAG ATTGTCAACGCCAGCCAAGagctcgctgctgctgctcgctACCCCTACGTCCGCATCTTTGCCGCGGCGCCTGCCCGCTCCAACGTGGAACTGGAGGATCTGAAGCAAATCGACTTGCCGTGGTCCATCCCGACGGCCG AAAACCTGGGCCATGGGAATTTCACCTACTTCTCGGCCATCTGCTGGCTGTTGGGGCGCTACCTCTACGAGGCTCTGCGGTACCCCGTGGGGCTGGTGGAGGCGGCCTGGGGGGGCACCCCCATCGAGGCCTGGTCCTCTCAGAGGGCTCTGCAGGCATGCGGGCTGCCGGAAGACGTGGGGAG CATCTCCCCACACTGGCACCTCTCTGGCCCGCAAACGCCCTCTGTGCTCTGGAACGCCATGATCCACCCGCTGCTCAACATGACGCTGCGGGGTGTCGCTTGGTACCAGG GCGAGGCCAACGCCTTCCTGCACACGGACCGGTACAACTGCACCTTCCCCGCGCTCATCGCCGACTGGCGCCACGCTTTCCACGCCGGATCGGCTGGGCAGACGGAGCCGCTCCTCCCATTCGGCTTTGTGCAG TTGTCCAGCTATCGGCGGCAGAGCCCGGACGACAGCTTCGCCCGTCTCCGCTGGCACCAAACAGCCGACCTGGGGGTTGTCCCCAACGCCAGGCTGCCCCGCACCTTCATGGCCGTGGCCGTGGATCTGTGTGACGAGCGCTCTCCGTACGGCAGGCAAGTCCCGGGCAGTGAGGGCGTAGGGATGGAGCTATCGGCTACCAaccccacctccctcctcttcctcggcAGCATCCACCCCCGGGACAAGCAGAACGTGGCCCACCGGCTGCACCTGGGCGCCAGGGCTGTGGCGTACGGGGAGAAAGACCTGGTTTTCCAGGGGCCGTACCCCACCCGGGCCGTCCTGGAGGTGACCAGGGCTCTGCTGAACGTCACCTACACCCAGGAGCTTGTCTTCCGCCGGCGGGACGCGCAGGCGTTTGag gtCTGCTGCTCCAGCCAACCGTCCCCGTGCAGGTGGCTGCCGGCACCCGTGGTGGCAGTGGAGTCCCACACGGTGACGCTGGCCCTGGCCGGCTGCGGGACGCTGGTGCTGGGCTTACGCTACGCCTGGGCCGAGTGGCCCTGCGAGTACCGGTCCTGCACGCTCTACAACACCCAGggcctgcctgccccccccttcctcctggACACCCTGCCTGGAACAGCCGGAGGGAgggagctgcttctcctcccgGGCTCCTGGTTCTCCGTGGGGATTTAG
- the SPA17 gene encoding sperm surface protein Sp17 isoform X1, producing MSTSFSNTALRLPAGFQNLLEGLALEVLRAQPPDVVAFAAQHFQTLLEQREALPRAPIPRASGLPLVPVTCGIKPPPSPDASADPAAWGARLADEVLTQPPCQEPEEDEEKEDEDKEEEKAGEQAGSVASTATVRDPAPAPKTGLFGPKTAAGVAGSAPQHRRTTIPPQKSSR from the exons ATGTCCACCTCCTTCTCCAACACCGCCCTACGGCTGCCCGCCGGCTTCCAAAACCTGCTGGAGGGACTGGCACTAGAGGTGCTGCGGGCGCAGCCCCCCGACGTGGTGGCCTTCGCTGCTCAGCACTTCCAAacgctgctggagcagagagagg CCCTGCCCCGCGCGCCCATCCCCAGGGCGTCAGGCCTGCCCCTCGTGCCCGTCACCTGTGGCATCaagcctcctccttccccagacGCCTCGGCCGACCCGGCGGCGTGGGGAGCCCGGCTGGCGGATGAGGTTCTCACCCAGCCCCCTTGCCAG GAGCCGGAGGAGGACGAAGAGAAGGAGGACgaggacaaggaggaggagaaggcaggggagcaggcaggcagcgtTGCGTCCACAGCCACAGTAAGAGACCCAGCGCCCGCACCCAAAACGGGGTTATTTGGGCCCAAAACAGCAGCCGGGGTAGCTGGCAGCGCCCCTCAGCACCGACGCACCACGATTCCTCCCCAGAAATCCTCACGGTGA
- the SPA17 gene encoding sperm surface protein Sp17 isoform X2, whose translation MSTSFSNTALRLPAGFQNLLEGLALEVLRAQPPDVVAFAAQHFQTLLEQREDASADPAAWGARLADEVLTQPPCQEPEEDEEKEDEDKEEEKAGEQAGSVASTATVRDPAPAPKTGLFGPKTAAGVAGSAPQHRRTTIPPQKSSR comes from the exons ATGTCCACCTCCTTCTCCAACACCGCCCTACGGCTGCCCGCCGGCTTCCAAAACCTGCTGGAGGGACTGGCACTAGAGGTGCTGCGGGCGCAGCCCCCCGACGTGGTGGCCTTCGCTGCTCAGCACTTCCAAacgctgctggagcagagagagg acGCCTCGGCCGACCCGGCGGCGTGGGGAGCCCGGCTGGCGGATGAGGTTCTCACCCAGCCCCCTTGCCAG GAGCCGGAGGAGGACGAAGAGAAGGAGGACgaggacaaggaggaggagaaggcaggggagcaggcaggcagcgtTGCGTCCACAGCCACAGTAAGAGACCCAGCGCCCGCACCCAAAACGGGGTTATTTGGGCCCAAAACAGCAGCCGGGGTAGCTGGCAGCGCCCCTCAGCACCGACGCACCACGATTCCTCCCCAGAAATCCTCACGGTGA
- the NRGN gene encoding neurogranin yields MDCCNEGACTKLDEDILDIPLDDPDANAAAAKIQASFRGHMTRKKIKGGEIDRKTKDTECANSTRGGDLRNGD; encoded by the exons ATGGACTGCTGCaat GAGGGAGCCTGCACGAAGCTGGACGAAGACATCCTGGATATCCCCCTGGACGATCCCGACGCCAACGCGGCGGCCGCCAAGATCCAGGCTAGTTTCCGCGGCCACATGACCCGCAAGAAGATCAAAGGGGGCGAGATCGATCGGAAAACCAAGGACACCGAGTGCGCCAACAGCACCCGCGGCGGTGACCTCCGCAACGGCGACTAG